One part of the Alistipes onderdonkii genome encodes these proteins:
- a CDS encoding ROK family protein, with protein sequence MYRYDNRVVITLDAGGTNLVFGAMQANKFIVEPITKPSNADNLDKCLATMVEGFQAVIDQLEEKPVAISFAFPGPADYPNGIIGGYLPNFPSFREGVALGPFLEYKFGIPVFINNDGDLFAYGEALGGALPEVNAKLEALGCPKRYKNLVGYTFGTGLGVGIVVNNQLNRGDNSCVETFCLKHKKMPDIIVEDGAAIRAVKRVYGELTGNPNHGLEPKELCDIADGKREGDAEAARKAFAEMGEIAGDAMATTITLIDGLIVIGGGITGARKWIMPSLLKELRGKMHTITGEELNRVQMKVYDLDNEDEFKEFAKGDQRALKVYGTDRYVAYDPQKRIGVMISKLGASNAISVGAYAFALGQLDAQKQQ encoded by the coding sequence ATGTACAGATACGACAACCGGGTGGTCATCACTCTCGATGCCGGAGGTACGAACCTCGTGTTCGGAGCCATGCAGGCCAACAAATTCATCGTCGAACCTATCACCAAGCCGTCGAACGCGGACAACCTCGACAAATGCCTCGCTACGATGGTCGAAGGATTCCAGGCAGTCATCGACCAGCTGGAAGAGAAACCCGTCGCCATCAGCTTCGCATTCCCGGGCCCGGCCGATTATCCCAACGGCATCATCGGCGGTTACCTGCCCAATTTCCCCTCGTTCCGCGAAGGCGTGGCGCTGGGGCCTTTCCTCGAATACAAATTCGGCATCCCGGTGTTCATCAACAACGACGGCGACCTGTTCGCCTACGGCGAGGCATTGGGCGGCGCCCTTCCCGAAGTAAACGCCAAGCTCGAAGCCCTGGGCTGCCCGAAACGCTACAAGAACCTGGTGGGCTACACCTTCGGTACAGGCCTCGGCGTCGGCATCGTAGTGAACAACCAACTCAACCGCGGAGACAACTCGTGCGTCGAAACCTTCTGCCTGAAGCACAAGAAGATGCCGGATATCATCGTCGAGGACGGCGCTGCCATCCGCGCCGTGAAACGTGTCTACGGAGAACTGACGGGCAATCCTAACCACGGGCTCGAGCCGAAGGAGCTCTGCGACATTGCGGACGGCAAACGCGAAGGCGATGCCGAGGCCGCCCGCAAGGCCTTCGCCGAAATGGGCGAGATCGCCGGCGATGCGATGGCAACGACCATCACGCTCATCGACGGGCTGATCGTCATCGGCGGCGGAATCACGGGTGCCCGCAAATGGATCATGCCCAGCCTGCTGAAAGAGCTGCGCGGCAAGATGCACACCATCACGGGCGAGGAACTGAACCGCGTGCAGATGAAGGTCTACGACCTGGACAACGAGGACGAGTTCAAGGAGTTCGCCAAGGGCGACCAGCGTGCGCTGAAGGTTTACGGCACGGATCGTTACGTGGCATACGACCCCCAGAAACGCATCGGAGTCATGATCTCGAAACTCGGGGCGAGCAATGCCATCTCGGTGGGCGCCTATGCATTTGCCCTGGGCCAGCTCGACGCACAGAAACAACAGTAA
- a CDS encoding type I restriction enzyme HsdR N-terminal domain-containing protein: protein MPALPKLNFPAIRLRARRREEQVEVWDDLRGIYLVLTPEEWVRRHLIAYLVSHCGVLPKRVVQEYAVPVNGQPQRADVVVVGDRAEPLVLAECKAPEIRIDERTLAQAVRYNSVLGARFVILTNGLRHYCCEYRDGKYVQLSGFPDFSAL, encoded by the coding sequence ATGCCTGCGCTTCCCAAACTCAATTTTCCTGCCATCCGGCTGCGTGCCCGCCGCCGCGAGGAACAGGTCGAGGTGTGGGATGACCTGCGGGGTATTTACCTCGTACTGACTCCCGAGGAGTGGGTGCGGCGCCACCTGATCGCTTACCTCGTTTCGCACTGCGGGGTGCTGCCCAAGCGCGTCGTACAGGAGTATGCCGTGCCGGTCAACGGGCAGCCGCAGCGGGCCGACGTCGTGGTGGTCGGCGACCGTGCCGAGCCGCTGGTGCTGGCCGAATGCAAGGCACCGGAAATCCGGATCGACGAGCGTACCCTGGCGCAGGCCGTGCGTTACAATTCGGTGCTGGGGGCGCGGTTCGTGATCCTGACCAACGGCCTGCGGCACTACTGCTGCGAGTACCGCGACGGCAAATACGTCCAGTTGTCGGGATTCCCCGATTTCTCGGCCCTATAA
- a CDS encoding glycoside hydrolase family 76 protein gives MKNVFFAAFFGAACCLSGCRQEAATPATGEHYAFAEEMFRKVWDMYRVPEYGLFSEYYPNSYRPDVNYFDDGAKSTQEVSFLWPMDGVFTSAVALAEVDPVKYGCYVDSMVIAVEQYYDDGRMPAGYQAYPVRMGKVDRYYDDNGLVGLAYVAAYGVTRNPAHLEKAKQVMTFILSGWRPDHDGAVSWLEGVENQKPGCANGKAMLLALNLYGATGDPYYLTAGRHFYDWMEAYLHDPELDIVWNSWLTQPEARLDKAVYSYNTGLLLQGAVALYGYTGDRVYLDNARRLAEGARKFYLPETEDGAAANRDLPWFYLVLLRGYQALYDLDGDPKYVDIFIRWMDWARRNARDAAGLFYNDWSGKKDESATPKWLLDEACIPEYFVRAALIRREVVPAALPR, from the coding sequence ATGAAAAATGTATTTTTTGCCGCATTCTTCGGTGCTGCGTGTTGCCTGTCGGGATGCCGTCAGGAGGCAGCGACCCCCGCAACGGGGGAGCATTATGCGTTTGCCGAAGAGATGTTCCGCAAGGTGTGGGACATGTACCGGGTGCCGGAATACGGCCTGTTTTCGGAATATTACCCCAATAGCTACCGTCCCGATGTAAACTATTTCGACGACGGGGCGAAAAGCACGCAGGAGGTTTCCTTCCTGTGGCCCATGGACGGGGTGTTCACCTCGGCGGTCGCGCTGGCCGAAGTCGATCCGGTGAAATACGGCTGCTATGTCGATTCGATGGTGATTGCTGTCGAGCAGTATTACGACGACGGGCGCATGCCCGCCGGGTATCAGGCCTATCCTGTCAGGATGGGCAAGGTCGACCGTTATTACGACGACAACGGGCTGGTCGGACTGGCCTACGTCGCGGCCTACGGCGTGACCCGCAATCCCGCGCACCTGGAAAAAGCCAAGCAGGTGATGACCTTCATCCTGAGCGGCTGGCGCCCCGACCACGACGGCGCCGTGTCGTGGCTCGAAGGGGTAGAGAACCAGAAGCCGGGGTGCGCCAACGGTAAGGCGATGCTGCTGGCGCTCAACCTGTACGGGGCGACGGGAGACCCCTATTACCTGACAGCCGGGCGCCATTTCTACGACTGGATGGAGGCCTACCTGCACGATCCGGAACTGGATATCGTCTGGAATTCCTGGCTCACGCAGCCCGAAGCGCGTCTGGACAAGGCGGTCTATTCCTATAATACGGGGTTGCTGTTGCAGGGTGCCGTCGCGTTGTATGGATATACCGGCGATCGGGTTTATCTGGATAATGCCCGCCGGCTGGCCGAAGGAGCCCGGAAATTCTATTTGCCGGAGACGGAGGACGGCGCGGCCGCGAACCGTGATTTGCCATGGTTCTATCTGGTGTTGTTGCGGGGTTACCAGGCTCTCTACGACCTCGACGGCGATCCGAAATACGTGGATATATTCATCCGCTGGATGGATTGGGCGCGCCGGAACGCACGGGATGCCGCCGGGCTGTTTTACAACGACTGGTCGGGGAAGAAAGACGAATCGGCCACACCCAAATGGCTGCTCGACGAGGCTTGCATCCCCGAGTATTTCGTCCGTGCGGCTTTGATCCGCAGGGAAGTCGTGCCGGCTGCCTTGCCCCGGTAG
- a CDS encoding endonuclease/exonuclease/phosphatase family protein, which yields MKRLLTLALFAVLMLPAVAQELTVATYNIRNANKGDAERGNGWERRCPWVCGLIEFQGFDIFGSQEVLDGQLHDMLAQLPGYAYIGVGRDDGKAKGEYSPIFYKKERFRLLDEGHFWLSEVTDRPNKGWDAALPRICTWGHFLDRQTRRRFWFFNLHMDHVGVRAREESAKLVVAKIREMCGPREFVILTGDFNVDQNNPIYTTFTTSGILADSYQTAARRYAPNGTFNNFNPTLKTDSRIDHIFVSPSVRVHDYGVLTDTYRSQTTRSDEEIKSGAFPKEVSLHSYEARTPSDHFPVVVRLEF from the coding sequence ATGAAAAGATTGCTGACCCTTGCCCTGTTCGCCGTGCTGATGCTCCCTGCCGTTGCGCAGGAGCTGACCGTGGCCACCTACAATATCCGTAACGCCAATAAGGGCGACGCCGAACGCGGCAACGGCTGGGAACGCCGCTGCCCCTGGGTATGCGGGCTGATCGAATTCCAGGGGTTCGATATTTTCGGCAGCCAGGAGGTGCTCGACGGGCAGTTGCACGATATGCTGGCGCAGCTTCCCGGCTATGCCTATATCGGCGTGGGGCGCGATGACGGCAAGGCCAAAGGCGAATATTCCCCCATATTCTATAAAAAGGAGCGTTTCCGGTTGCTGGACGAAGGCCATTTCTGGCTCTCGGAAGTCACCGACCGTCCCAACAAGGGATGGGACGCCGCGCTGCCCCGCATCTGCACATGGGGGCATTTCCTGGACAGGCAGACCAGGCGCCGTTTCTGGTTCTTCAACCTGCATATGGATCATGTCGGTGTCCGGGCACGGGAGGAGAGCGCCAAACTGGTCGTTGCGAAGATCCGCGAAATGTGCGGCCCCAGGGAGTTCGTGATCCTCACGGGCGATTTCAACGTCGACCAGAACAACCCCATCTATACGACCTTCACCACCTCGGGGATACTGGCCGATTCGTATCAAACCGCGGCCAGGCGCTATGCCCCGAACGGGACGTTCAACAATTTCAACCCCACGCTGAAAACCGACAGCCGTATCGACCATATTTTCGTGTCGCCTTCGGTGCGTGTGCACGATTACGGGGTGCTGACGGACACCTACCGTTCGCAGACCACCCGCAGCGACGAGGAGATCAAGTCCGGAGCATTCCCCAAGGAGGTGTCGTTGCACAGCTATGAGGCGCGGACGCCGTCGGATCATTTCCCGGTCGTCGTGCGGCTCGAATTCTGA
- a CDS encoding 6-phosphogluconolactonase, with translation MNNKYSLPKDGGLIEVSAPRDIIHRYEKIHTTVYENEYLGVQYVADTIVKAIRTYNEIHCSNEVYEESQPFVLGLTTGRTPLGLYRELVKRHEEGIVSFRNVAVFSLDEFYPIRSTEQQSRNFRIHEDFLNHIDILPENIHIPDGTVPEARISEYCASYDHSVRKIDLMIIGVGEDGQIGFNEPGSYAKSRTRLVQLTHNTRKIQSGAFFGLENTPKMAITMGIDTIMRAEKIILMAWGEEKAKIVQKVVEGEVTSQVPASNLQMHPNIEVVIDENAAQMLTREQTPWLVGPCKWTPKFTRKAVVWLCGVVQKPILKLTYKDYIENSLGELLEQGRAYDQINIDVFNDLQHTITGWPGGKPNADDSTRPVPSEPFPKRVVVFSPHPDDDVISMGGTFIRLVQQGHDVHVAYETSGNVAVHDDVVLQNIDTARELGFGDHYAEVEKIIAGKKKGEPEPRPLLDLKGAIRRAEARAAVRSFGLNPDTNAHFLNLPFYETGGIKKGQLTEKDIDIIVKLLREVKPHQIYAAGDLADPHGTHRTAMEAVLGALDVVRDDEWLKECHLWLYRGAWMEWDLGMVDMAVPLSPDELIMKRHAIYRHLSQKDIMPFPGSDPREFWQRAEERTQNTAQLYDKLGMAEYQAIEVFVKMF, from the coding sequence ATGAACAACAAATATTCACTTCCCAAAGACGGGGGCCTGATCGAAGTATCGGCTCCGCGCGACATCATCCACCGTTACGAAAAGATCCACACGACGGTTTATGAAAACGAATACCTGGGCGTGCAGTACGTCGCCGACACCATCGTGAAGGCAATCCGTACATATAACGAAATCCACTGTTCGAACGAGGTTTACGAGGAGTCGCAGCCGTTCGTGCTGGGGCTCACGACCGGGCGCACCCCGCTCGGGCTGTACCGCGAACTGGTCAAACGCCACGAGGAGGGGATCGTCAGCTTCCGCAACGTGGCGGTATTCAGCCTCGACGAGTTCTACCCGATCCGCTCGACCGAACAGCAGAGCCGCAATTTCCGCATCCACGAGGATTTCCTCAACCATATCGACATCCTGCCCGAAAACATTCACATCCCCGACGGCACGGTACCCGAAGCCAGGATTTCCGAATACTGCGCATCGTACGACCACTCGGTGCGCAAGATCGACCTGATGATCATCGGCGTCGGCGAGGACGGGCAGATCGGCTTCAACGAACCGGGATCGTATGCCAAATCGCGCACACGGCTGGTTCAGCTGACCCACAACACGCGCAAAATCCAGTCCGGGGCGTTCTTCGGCCTGGAAAACACGCCGAAGATGGCCATCACGATGGGTATCGACACGATCATGCGCGCCGAGAAGATCATCCTGATGGCGTGGGGCGAGGAGAAAGCCAAGATCGTCCAGAAGGTCGTCGAAGGCGAAGTCACCAGCCAGGTGCCTGCCTCGAACCTGCAGATGCACCCCAATATCGAGGTGGTGATCGACGAAAATGCCGCGCAGATGCTTACGCGCGAGCAGACACCGTGGCTGGTAGGCCCCTGCAAATGGACGCCCAAGTTCACCCGCAAGGCCGTGGTATGGCTGTGCGGCGTGGTACAGAAGCCGATCCTCAAACTCACCTACAAGGATTATATCGAAAACTCGCTGGGCGAGCTGCTCGAACAGGGACGCGCCTACGACCAGATCAACATCGACGTGTTCAACGACCTGCAGCACACCATCACGGGCTGGCCGGGCGGCAAGCCCAACGCCGACGATTCGACACGCCCCGTACCGTCGGAACCGTTCCCCAAGCGCGTGGTGGTATTCTCGCCCCACCCCGACGACGACGTCATCTCGATGGGCGGTACCTTTATCCGCCTCGTGCAGCAGGGACACGACGTACACGTAGCCTACGAAACTTCGGGCAACGTGGCCGTACACGACGACGTCGTGCTGCAGAACATCGACACGGCCCGCGAACTGGGCTTCGGAGACCACTACGCCGAGGTCGAGAAGATCATCGCCGGCAAGAAGAAGGGCGAACCCGAACCGCGTCCGCTGCTCGACCTCAAGGGTGCCATCCGCCGCGCCGAGGCACGCGCCGCCGTCCGCTCGTTCGGCCTGAACCCCGACACGAACGCCCACTTCCTCAACCTGCCGTTCTACGAAACGGGCGGTATCAAGAAGGGACAGCTTACGGAGAAGGACATCGACATCATCGTCAAGCTGCTGCGCGAGGTGAAACCCCACCAGATTTATGCCGCAGGCGACCTGGCCGATCCGCACGGGACACACCGCACGGCCATGGAGGCCGTACTCGGCGCCCTGGACGTAGTCAGGGACGACGAATGGCTCAAGGAGTGCCACCTGTGGCTCTACCGCGGTGCATGGATGGAATGGGATCTGGGCATGGTCGACATGGCGGTGCCGCTGTCGCCCGACGAGCTGATCATGAAGCGCCACGCCATCTACCGCCACCTCTCGCAGAAGGACATCATGCCCTTCCCGGGCAGCGACCCGCGCGAGTTCTGGCAGCGCGCCGAAGAGCGTACGCAGAACACGGCGCAGCTTTACGACAAGCTCGGCATGGCCGAATACCAGGCGATCGAGGTGTTCGTCAAGATGTTCTGA
- a CDS encoding DMT family transporter encodes MNTKAKGYLLGAVAAATYGMNPLFALPLYKAGMDPDSVLFFRYLFAIPLLGIMLKARGRDFRLHRREIVPLVLLGLLVALSSLSLFLSYNYMDAGIASTLLFVYPIFVALIMAFGFREKLSPQTALCILLALAGIGLLFKGSDGSTLNITGTVLVMVSALSYAIYIVGVNRPVLKSVATLKVTFYVLLFGLLLYVVRLDFGMAVHVPDKWYLWGNLLALAVFPTAISFLCTTSAIQYIGSTPTAILGALEPVTAVFFGVMIFGETLTLRICCGILLIIIAVSLIVAGNRVAVYLVRFRKLFPRLPLKKAGRKGSDSSDSRGEQ; translated from the coding sequence ATGAATACGAAAGCCAAAGGTTACCTTCTGGGTGCTGTCGCCGCAGCTACTTACGGCATGAACCCGCTCTTTGCCCTCCCGCTCTACAAGGCGGGGATGGATCCCGATTCGGTATTGTTTTTCCGCTACCTTTTCGCCATCCCGCTGTTGGGCATCATGCTCAAGGCCCGCGGCCGGGATTTCAGGCTGCACCGCCGTGAGATCGTGCCGCTGGTTCTCCTGGGATTGCTGGTCGCCCTTTCGTCCCTGTCCTTGTTCCTGAGCTACAATTACATGGATGCCGGCATCGCCTCGACGCTGCTGTTCGTATATCCTATTTTCGTAGCGTTGATCATGGCCTTCGGCTTCCGGGAGAAGCTCTCCCCGCAGACTGCATTGTGCATCTTGCTGGCATTGGCCGGTATCGGGCTGTTGTTCAAAGGCAGTGACGGTTCGACACTCAATATCACGGGGACGGTTCTGGTGATGGTTTCGGCTTTGTCCTATGCAATTTATATCGTCGGCGTGAACCGTCCGGTGCTGAAATCCGTTGCGACGCTCAAGGTGACGTTCTACGTCCTGCTTTTCGGGTTGCTGCTTTACGTTGTCCGGCTGGATTTCGGCATGGCAGTCCATGTGCCCGATAAATGGTACCTGTGGGGGAACCTGCTTGCACTGGCCGTTTTCCCGACGGCGATCTCGTTTTTGTGTACAACCAGCGCCATCCAGTACATCGGTTCGACACCGACGGCAATCCTCGGTGCCTTGGAACCTGTCACGGCCGTCTTCTTCGGGGTGATGATCTTCGGGGAGACCCTCACGCTGAGGATATGTTGCGGCATCCTGTTGATTATTATTGCCGTGAGCCTGATCGTCGCGGGAAATCGGGTAGCGGTTTACCTCGTGCGGTTCAGAAAACTTTTCCCGCGGCTTCCCCTGAAAAAGGCAGGCCGCAAAGGTTCCGACAGCTCTGACTCCCGGGGCGAGCAGTAG
- a CDS encoding glycoside hydrolase family 2 TIM barrel-domain containing protein: protein MRSILSIIALFSCCTLAAQEYIPTCGREPMRGELLVYPTAREAAEADGSDNKYFTRLTEWTQKGNSFTTDFTVPFAWANRQVLLRIGWASADYEIRINGGTVAYNSDCNAPAEFNLTRHAKEGRNTLEVILSSPSKVARLESWKNDAAPAIGEAWVMSQPTLRVRDILTKTWRSTEEGDNVMAEVGLVVKSEALNPRTSRVHYELLSPAGKTSATGYKDIKLNMRGEDTLRFLARIPDSLLWSPEKTTRFTLRVKTQHEGRYMEYIEVPLGFRTVEVQNGQLAVNGTPVTLRTREVPAHASADEIAALRGQGYNTLKLLPGPVSPTLYGTCDTLGMYVIVQAPIDTRSSGESRRIGGNPSNAPEWQGAYAERTADSYHASKRHPSVIAFSLATQSSNGINLYESYLDMKKSGDSRPFIYPDAAGEWNSDKLDMQ from the coding sequence ATGAGGAGTATTCTTTCGATCATAGCACTTTTTTCGTGCTGCACGCTGGCGGCACAGGAGTATATTCCGACCTGCGGCCGCGAACCGATGCGCGGCGAATTGCTCGTCTACCCCACCGCCCGGGAAGCTGCGGAGGCCGACGGCAGCGACAACAAATATTTCACGCGCCTGACCGAATGGACGCAAAAGGGCAACAGTTTCACGACGGATTTCACCGTACCGTTCGCCTGGGCCAACCGGCAGGTGCTGCTCCGGATCGGATGGGCGTCGGCCGACTACGAGATCCGCATAAACGGCGGGACGGTAGCCTACAACAGCGACTGCAATGCCCCGGCCGAATTCAACCTCACGCGCCATGCCAAAGAGGGGCGTAACACACTGGAGGTCATTCTCAGTTCCCCGTCGAAGGTCGCAAGGCTCGAAAGCTGGAAAAATGATGCCGCACCGGCCATCGGAGAGGCATGGGTCATGAGCCAGCCGACATTGCGCGTACGCGACATACTCACCAAGACATGGCGCAGCACCGAAGAGGGGGACAACGTCATGGCCGAAGTCGGACTGGTCGTCAAGAGCGAAGCCCTCAACCCGCGCACGTCGCGCGTCCACTACGAATTGCTATCCCCCGCCGGTAAAACCTCGGCAACAGGATACAAGGACATCAAACTCAACATGCGCGGCGAGGACACCCTGCGGTTCCTGGCACGTATTCCGGACAGCCTGCTCTGGAGCCCGGAAAAGACCACACGCTTCACCTTGCGGGTCAAGACCCAGCACGAAGGCCGCTACATGGAATATATCGAAGTCCCGCTGGGGTTCCGCACCGTAGAGGTGCAAAACGGACAGCTGGCGGTGAACGGCACACCCGTCACGCTCCGCACGCGCGAGGTTCCCGCCCATGCCTCGGCAGACGAAATCGCAGCTTTACGCGGGCAAGGGTACAACACGCTTAAACTCCTCCCGGGCCCGGTGTCCCCGACGCTGTATGGCACCTGCGACACACTGGGAATGTACGTGATCGTACAGGCGCCGATCGACACCCGCAGCAGCGGTGAATCGCGGCGGATCGGTGGCAATCCGTCGAACGCCCCGGAATGGCAGGGGGCATATGCCGAACGTACGGCGGACAGCTACCATGCCTCGAAACGGCATCCGTCGGTAATCGCCTTTTCGCTGGCCACGCAATCGTCCAACGGCATCAACCTCTACGAAAGTTACCTGGACATGAAGAAGTCCGGCGACTCGCGGCCGTTCATCTATCCCGATGCTGCGGGGGAATGGAACAGCGACAAACTGGACATGCAATAA
- a CDS encoding carbohydrate-binding family 9-like protein, with amino-acid sequence MQQEGERIMEIRKITGIVPADKRAVETAFGSIEPQPVACCNWPEQYPYTPEVSFRMFHTGAYLMLRFDVREQWTMARVTEDNGEVWTDSCVEFFIAPDDSGYYYNFECTCIGRLLVGFRREREHATHATPRVMESILRNPSLGSRPFPEHEGDNRWSVVLAIPPQALFMHSLTDWSGLKAKVNLYKCGDKLSQPHFLSWKPISAPKPDFHLPEFFEQIKFSKI; translated from the coding sequence ATGCAGCAAGAGGGGGAAAGGATCATGGAGATACGGAAAATAACAGGCATCGTCCCGGCCGACAAACGGGCCGTCGAGACCGCTTTCGGCAGCATCGAACCGCAGCCGGTGGCTTGCTGCAACTGGCCGGAGCAATATCCCTACACACCCGAGGTTTCGTTCCGCATGTTCCACACGGGCGCCTATCTGATGCTGCGCTTCGACGTCAGGGAACAATGGACGATGGCCCGCGTCACGGAGGACAACGGGGAAGTTTGGACTGATTCGTGCGTGGAGTTCTTCATCGCCCCCGACGACAGCGGCTACTACTACAATTTCGAATGCACCTGCATCGGGCGTCTGCTCGTGGGGTTCCGCAGAGAGCGCGAACACGCCACACATGCCACGCCCCGGGTCATGGAAAGCATCCTGCGCAACCCGAGCCTCGGGTCGCGTCCCTTCCCCGAACACGAAGGCGACAACCGCTGGTCGGTGGTGCTGGCCATCCCGCCGCAGGCGTTGTTCATGCACTCGCTGACGGACTGGAGCGGACTGAAAGCGAAGGTGAACCTCTACAAATGCGGGGACAAACTCTCGCAGCCCCATTTCCTGTCATGGAAGCCGATCTCGGCCCCGAAGCCCGACTTCCACCTGCCGGAATTTTTCGAACAAATTAAATTTTCAAAGATATGA
- a CDS encoding type I phosphomannose isomerase catalytic subunit, whose product MYKFQPILKSTIWGGEKIVPYKHIASDQKQVGESWELSGVKGSESVVAGGPEAGTTLPGLIARHGAALLGKANAERFGQEFPLLIKFIDARQDLSIQVHPNDALAWERHKSKGKTEMWYVVDADEGARLRSGFAKQVTPAQYEASVEDNTITDLLAEYEIHPGDLFFLPAGRVHSIGAGAFIAEIQQTSDITYRIYDFNRKDANGNTRELHTELAKDAIDYTVRPDYRTHYQKAQDREVELVSCPYFTTSLYDLTEALTIDYSALDSFVVVICVEGKGTICDDSGNEMPIHQGETVLLPATVKSLRAVPGGSLKMLTSYIK is encoded by the coding sequence ATGTATAAATTCCAACCCATCCTCAAATCGACAATCTGGGGCGGCGAGAAGATCGTCCCCTACAAACACATCGCCTCCGACCAGAAGCAGGTCGGCGAAAGCTGGGAGCTTTCGGGCGTCAAGGGCAGCGAATCGGTCGTAGCGGGAGGCCCCGAGGCGGGCACCACCCTGCCCGGGCTGATCGCACGCCACGGCGCGGCATTGCTCGGCAAGGCCAATGCAGAACGCTTCGGACAGGAGTTCCCGCTGCTGATCAAATTCATCGACGCACGTCAGGATCTCTCGATCCAGGTGCACCCGAACGACGCACTGGCATGGGAGCGCCACAAATCGAAAGGCAAGACCGAGATGTGGTACGTCGTGGACGCCGACGAAGGCGCACGCCTGCGCTCGGGATTCGCCAAGCAGGTGACGCCCGCCCAGTACGAAGCCAGCGTCGAGGACAACACCATCACCGACCTGCTCGCCGAATATGAAATCCACCCCGGCGACCTCTTTTTCCTGCCGGCCGGACGCGTCCACAGCATCGGGGCCGGGGCGTTTATCGCCGAGATACAGCAGACCTCGGACATCACCTACCGCATCTACGATTTCAACCGCAAGGATGCCAACGGCAACACCCGCGAGCTGCACACCGAACTGGCGAAGGACGCCATCGACTACACCGTACGGCCCGATTACCGGACGCATTACCAGAAGGCGCAGGATCGTGAAGTGGAACTGGTGTCGTGCCCTTATTTCACCACCTCGCTCTACGACCTGACCGAAGCGCTGACCATCGACTATTCGGCTTTGGATTCGTTCGTCGTCGTGATCTGTGTCGAAGGCAAGGGAACGATCTGCGACGACTCGGGCAACGAAATGCCGATCCACCAGGGGGAGACCGTGCTGCTCCCCGCCACGGTGAAATCGCTCCGCGCGGTTCCGGGCGGGAGCCTGAAAATGCTGACCAGCTATATCAAATAA
- a CDS encoding phosphotransferase enzyme family protein, with amino-acid sequence MKENLREIASNFALEGPIAAIDSLGEGFINDTFIVRTEADAPDYILQRKNKAVFPDVPAMMDNIRRVTEHIRRGVIAAGGDPRREVMTVVPAKDGHLYHVDAEGEYWAATVFIDDTVAYNKADSPELARKGGEGIGKFQSQLDDFTEPLAETIKGFHNIRHRFGQWDAALARDAAGRKMHLAGEIGWIESRRAEMLSFWSKVEDGTIPTRVTHNDTKINNILFDKQGEVLCAIDLDTVMASTSLNDFGDAIRSYANTGDEDDRDLSRVGISLEMFSAYTDGYLSQRAAQLTDTEIDHLAFSARYITFEQVLRFLMDYIDGDTYYKIKYPDHNLVRTHAQYRLLQSMEEHYGQMCRIVAGIAEHYRNA; translated from the coding sequence ATGAAGGAGAATTTAAGAGAGATCGCATCGAATTTCGCCTTGGAAGGCCCCATCGCGGCCATCGACTCACTGGGCGAAGGATTCATCAACGACACATTCATCGTCCGCACCGAAGCAGATGCCCCCGACTACATCCTCCAACGCAAGAACAAGGCCGTTTTCCCCGACGTGCCGGCCATGATGGACAACATCCGCCGGGTCACGGAACACATCCGCCGCGGCGTCATTGCGGCCGGAGGCGACCCGCGGCGCGAGGTGATGACCGTCGTCCCGGCAAAGGACGGGCACCTGTACCACGTCGACGCGGAAGGCGAATACTGGGCCGCGACGGTCTTCATCGACGACACGGTTGCCTACAACAAGGCCGACTCCCCGGAACTGGCCCGCAAAGGCGGCGAAGGCATCGGGAAATTCCAGTCCCAGCTGGACGATTTCACCGAACCGCTGGCGGAGACGATCAAAGGGTTCCATAACATCCGCCACCGTTTCGGACAATGGGACGCCGCCCTGGCCCGCGATGCCGCAGGGCGCAAAATGCACCTCGCGGGGGAGATCGGCTGGATCGAGTCGCGGCGCGCCGAGATGCTCTCTTTCTGGTCGAAGGTCGAGGACGGTACGATCCCTACCCGCGTGACGCACAACGACACGAAGATCAACAACATCCTGTTCGACAAACAGGGCGAGGTGCTCTGCGCCATCGACCTCGACACGGTGATGGCCTCCACGTCGCTCAACGATTTCGGCGATGCGATCCGCTCTTATGCCAATACGGGCGACGAGGACGACCGCGACCTGTCGCGCGTCGGCATTTCGCTCGAAATGTTCAGCGCCTACACCGACGGATACCTCTCGCAGCGTGCGGCGCAGCTCACCGACACGGAAATCGACCACCTGGCCTTTTCGGCGCGGTACATCACGTTCGAACAGGTTTTGCGCTTCCTGATGGACTACATCGACGGCGACACCTATTACAAGATAAAATACCCCGACCACAACCTCGTACGCACCCACGCCCAGTACCGCCTGCTGCAAAGCATGGAGGAACACTACGGCCAAATGTGCCGCATCGTGGCCGGGATCGCGGAGCACTACCGCAACGCATAA